The proteins below come from a single Rosa rugosa chromosome 2, drRosRugo1.1, whole genome shotgun sequence genomic window:
- the LOC133728901 gene encoding factor of DNA methylation 4-like, translating into MNLNKSKLQEMCQARGWTFPKYSSNQQGPPHRPRFSASVLVHGFTFNTKTMLTSKKEAECSAAGLALDYFDENPQPPQPKRTKCFSFPAQPSHIASLPPPSSPGLPYLTYKEKEIWNETTSTEGKKDTYELELMLAEERKLWQREKHQLQLKNIELENQIDMKKNELEHCRKELQHMNEREESEQKKAENLIALAEKRKRENEKLHSEIIELKDQLQAKQAVNEDFEAQKNVKALEQMLKEKEQELTDLSEFYNALIFKERSNNDELQGARKELIDGLKNHSKIYIGVKTLGDLDLKAFQLAAKRRYTALEEANERAVELCSMWEDYVGDSKWNPYKVIMDETGKRMEIIDEEDKKLKNLKTELGDEVYKVVTTSLMELNEHNSSGRYKIQELWNFKAGRKATLKEGVAYIIKQWNVLKNTKRRRN; encoded by the exons ATGAACTTGAACAAATCCAAGCTTCAGGAGATGTGCCAAGCCAGAGGTTGGACCTTCCCCAAGTACAGCAGCAACCAGCAAGGCCCACCTCACCGACCTCGCTTCTCAGCCTCTGTGCTCGTCCATGGCTTCACCTTCAACACTAAAACTATGCTGACCTCTAAGAAAGAAGCCGAGTGCAGTGCTGCTGGGTTGGCCTTGGATTACTTCGATGAAAACCCACAACCACCCCAGCCCAAACGCACCAAGTGTTTCTCTTTCCCGGCTCAGCCTTCTCATATAGCTTCACTTCCTCCACCTTCATCACCAG GTTTGCCGTATCTCACATACAAGGAGAAAGAGATATGG AATGAGACAACTAGCACAGAGGGAAAGAAGGACACTTATGAACTGGAGCTAATGTtggcagaagagagaaag CTATGGCAGAGAGAAAAGCATCAGCTTCAACTAAAGAACATTGAATTGGAGAATCAGATTGATATGAAAAAGAATGAGCTGGAGCACTGCCGCAAGGAGCTACAGCATATG aatgagagagaagaaTCAGAGCAGAAGAAAGCAGAAAATCTGATAGCGCTTGCAGAAAAGAGAAAG agagaaaatgagaAGCTTCACTCAGAAATAATTGAATTGAAAGACCAGCTCCAAGCCAAACAGGCAGTGAATGAGGATTTTGAGGCCCAGAAGAATGTTAAAGCACTTGAACAAATGTTAAAGGAGAAGGAGCAGGAGCTTACTGATCTGTCAGAATTTTACAATGCACTGATTTTCAAGGAGAGGAGCAATAATGATGAGCTGCAGGGGGCCCGTAAAGAGTTAATTGAT GGACTGAAAAATCATTCAAAAATCTATATTGGCGTGAAGACATTGGGTGATCTTGACTTGAAGGCATTTCAACTTGCAGCCAAGAGAAGATATACTGCATTAGAAGAAGCAAATGAGAGGGCAGTGGAGTTGTGCTCTATGTGGGAGGATTATGTTGGGGATTCTAAATGGAACCCATACAAGGTTATTATGGATGAGACAGGAAAAAGAATG GAAATTATTGATGAAGAAGATAAAAAGTTGAAAAATTTGAAGACTGAGCTGGGTGATGAAGTATACAAGGTGGTGACTACTTCGTTAATGGAATTGAATGAACATAATTCCAGTGGGAGGTATAAGATACAAGAGCTTTGGAATTTTAAAGCAGGGAGGAAGGCAACACTTAAAGAGGGAGTTGCTTACATTATAAAGCAATGGAACGTGCTTAAGAACACGAAGCGGCGAAGAAACTAG
- the LOC133733149 gene encoding 4-hydroxybenzoate polyprenyltransferase, mitochondrial-like, translated as MTSFRLLSRASRRLLKPPSLSRSHLSAAVSTYHPTTKPSPKETPFIPFNLRHRWIPGYHLDSDLRLVAHISTSSNKDDDRVSDDPKAQASWIDAYLPRQARPYAKLARLDKPIGTWLLAWPCMWSITLAATPGHLPDIKMLTLFGCGALLLRGAGCTVNDLLDRDIDTMVERTKLRPVASGLLTPFKGLCFLGFQLLLGLGILLQLNNYSRVLGASSLLLVFSYPLMKRLTFWPQAYLGLTFNWGALLGWAAIKGSIDPAIVLPLYISGVFWTLVYDTIYAHQDKEDDLKVGVKSTALRFGDSTKEWITGFGILCISSLALSGYNAEIGWPYYALLAVASGQLAWQIWTVDLSSRLDCNRKFVSNKWFGAIICSGILLGRLSS; from the exons ATGACGTCGTTTCGGCTCTTGTCTCGGGCATCGCGTAGGCTTCTGAAGCCTCCTTCACTCTCTCGCTCCCATCTCTCTGCTGCAGTCTCTACCTATCACCCAACCACCAAACCCAGCCCTAAAGAAACGCCTTTCATCCCTTTTAATCTCAGGCACCGTTGGATTCCCGGTTATCATCTTGATTCTGATCTCAGGCTCGTAGCGCACATATCCACTTCATCGAACAAGGACGACGACCGGGTCAGCGATGACCCGAAAGCCCAAGCTTCTTGGATCGACGCTTATTTGCCCAGGCAGGCCCGCCCTTATGCTAAGCTCGCTCGCCTCGACAAGCCCATTGGCACCTGGTTGCTTGCTTGGCCTTGCATGTG GTCAATAACATTGGCAGCAACCCCAGGACACCTTCCTGATATTAAGATGTTGACACTATTTGGATGTGGGGCTTTGCTTTTAAGGGGCGCTGGATGTACCGTAAATGATCTCCTTGATCGGGATATTGACACCATG GTGGAACGTACAAAGTTGCGGCCAGTTGCGAGTGGTCTTTTGACACCTTTTAAAGGGTTGTGTTTTCTTGGATTTCAATTGCTTTTGGGTCTTGGAATTCTCCTCCAACTGAATAATTATAG CCGTGTTTTGGGGGCTTCGTCTTTGTTGCTAGTTTTCTCCTATCCCCTCATGAAAAGGTTGACATTCTGG CCTCAAGCATACCTAGGTTTGACCTTTAACTGGGGAGCTTTGTTAGGATGGGCTGCAATTAAAGGAAGCATTGATCCAGCTATAGTACTTCCATTGTACATTTCTGGAGTATTTTGGACACTTGTGTATGATACGATATATGCGCATCAG GATAAAGAAGATGATCTGAAGGTTGGTGTCAAATCTACCGCTTTGAGGTTTGGTGATTCAACAAAGGAGTGGATTACTGGGTTTGGAATCCTGTGCATCAGTAGTCTTGCCCTCAGTGGATATAATGCCGAAATTG GCTGGCCATATTATGCACTTTTGGCAGTTGCATCTGGACAATTAGCTTGGCAGATATGGACAGTTGACCTTTCATCCAGGCTTGATTGCAATAGAAA GTTTGTGTCGAACAAGTGGTTTGGTGCTATTATTTGCAGTGGAATCTTATTGGGAAGACTTTCATCATAG